The Cellulophaga sp. L1A9 genome window below encodes:
- a CDS encoding alpha-L-fucosidase, protein MNKIKTIIIILSLILVQLSIAQNPILKKGDANAFNAHDNVNAATRVIHPYWAPKTWELRPDDITTIMGFRAELSGNLNHLERPTPTVVNNAFIRGFLTKDDVMTWEVEAPYEAEYTVALLYTGGNDILSQSTFEITSGTSKIIEKANIKNWETRPIVQRHYLNQNLSLKKGINKISFRLVTFGKEKKEEENAEIQANANIKPNPFAFWSIELVRPEAQVAIKECAKAVKADVQWMVDGKYGLFVHFSSGSSPFNGGPKLGDQYQKLVDVFDVDAFVEKVVATGASWVTFTCAHGTQHWPGPSKTIDNIKLGFTCERDLIRELIDGLGKHNIRLMLYYNPNSGMEDLYGNTYGSGETPDPSGYFNFLEAHLREVSLRYGEDLATAAGYIDDGGWKVYQLDPPWEKLAKAIKAGNPNAPIGFSQNLFPNLTPFSDLVVSDGSGRVPEIQPDFLFQEGGQLEGQSPASWFYMDGWSSKTANGVFTQKPKFSADKYIEIFKNADEANMPITINLAMTPDVTTEHPFFNPECIAIMKEVRKAVKGY, encoded by the coding sequence ATGAATAAAATTAAAACCATAATAATCATCCTTTCTTTAATCTTAGTGCAGCTGAGTATTGCACAAAACCCTATTCTTAAAAAAGGAGATGCCAATGCTTTCAATGCCCATGACAATGTCAATGCAGCAACAAGGGTTATTCATCCCTATTGGGCACCCAAAACTTGGGAACTAAGACCAGATGATATCACCACAATTATGGGTTTTCGCGCTGAACTTTCAGGAAACCTCAATCACCTAGAACGTCCAACACCCACCGTAGTTAACAATGCATTTATACGTGGGTTTTTGACCAAAGATGATGTCATGACTTGGGAGGTAGAAGCACCTTACGAAGCAGAATATACTGTAGCGCTTTTGTACACAGGTGGCAATGATATCCTTTCACAATCAACTTTTGAAATAACCTCAGGAACTTCTAAAATAATCGAAAAAGCCAATATTAAAAATTGGGAGACCAGACCTATTGTACAACGTCATTATTTAAATCAAAATTTATCACTCAAAAAGGGTATCAATAAAATTAGCTTTCGTCTGGTGACTTTTGGAAAGGAAAAAAAGGAAGAAGAGAACGCAGAAATCCAAGCCAATGCAAACATAAAACCCAATCCTTTTGCTTTTTGGTCTATTGAACTAGTACGACCTGAAGCTCAGGTAGCAATAAAAGAATGTGCTAAAGCAGTGAAAGCCGATGTACAATGGATGGTTGATGGCAAATATGGTTTGTTTGTACACTTTTCATCAGGTTCATCGCCATTTAATGGAGGACCAAAGTTAGGAGATCAGTATCAGAAATTAGTGGACGTTTTTGATGTGGATGCATTTGTTGAAAAAGTTGTAGCGACAGGAGCTTCTTGGGTCACTTTTACTTGTGCGCATGGTACACAACATTGGCCAGGACCTAGCAAAACAATCGATAATATAAAACTCGGATTTACATGTGAGCGTGATTTAATCAGGGAACTCATAGATGGATTAGGTAAGCACAACATTCGCTTGATGCTTTACTATAATCCAAATAGTGGTATGGAGGATTTATATGGCAATACTTACGGAAGTGGCGAAACCCCTGATCCGTCAGGCTATTTCAATTTTTTAGAAGCGCATTTACGTGAAGTGAGTCTTCGATATGGTGAAGATTTAGCTACTGCTGCAGGTTATATAGATGATGGTGGTTGGAAAGTATATCAATTGGACCCACCTTGGGAAAAATTAGCCAAAGCTATTAAGGCTGGAAATCCAAACGCACCAATAGGTTTTAGCCAAAATTTATTCCCAAACCTAACACCTTTTAGCGATTTAGTGGTGTCTGATGGGTCAGGAAGAGTACCAGAAATTCAACCCGATTTTTTATTTCAAGAAGGAGGACAATTAGAAGGGCAATCTCCTGCTAGCTGGTTTTATATGGATGGTTGGTCTAGTAAAACAGCAAATGGCGTTTTTACGCAAAAACCTAAGTTCTCTGCAGACAAATACATAGAGATATTTAAAAACGCTGATGAAGCAAATATGCCTATTACTA
- a CDS encoding arylsulfatase: MKNIIILALLNILVFNGLAQSKTTKNKRPNIIYILADDLGIGDLSSYNENSKIHTPNLDAMGAEGMKFTDAHTSSAVCTPTRYGILTGRYNWRTPLKQFVTWGTSPMLIKEDRFTVADLLKQNGYKTASIGKWHLGLNWATKDGIKDYDHYTGIEDKYDFDRIAYTKPLDKGAAELGFDYSYLLPASLNMPPFVYVENNKVVKVPTGISEQKRSENPYAFWIKGDISEDFDHEQVLPVFVEKSISFIKENAGGDTPFFIYLPLAAPHNPILPTEPWKGKSDINPYADFVLMIDDLMGQIFKTIKESGIEENTMVIFTSDNGCAANANFPVLLSKGHNPSYIYSGNKGSYLEGGHRVPFLVKWPEKIKANTVSDETICTTDFMATCADLLDYKLNDNEAEDSYSMLPLFNQKKGYKREATIHHSKTGIFAVRKGNWKLIISPNSGVSAAGKPEKIDENLPEYILYNLKTDIAEKENIADKYPKKVEELKQLLAKQIKDGRSTPGKVQENDPITTPWVQTAFLNE; this comes from the coding sequence ATGAAAAATATAATCATTTTAGCCCTGCTAAACATCTTAGTATTTAATGGATTAGCACAATCGAAAACCACTAAAAATAAACGACCAAATATTATTTATATTTTGGCAGATGATTTAGGAATAGGAGATTTAAGTAGCTATAACGAGAATAGCAAAATACACACACCCAATTTAGATGCAATGGGCGCCGAAGGCATGAAGTTTACAGATGCCCATACTTCCTCTGCGGTGTGTACACCAACGCGCTATGGAATATTAACGGGACGATACAATTGGAGAACCCCGCTTAAACAATTTGTAACATGGGGAACATCACCCATGTTAATTAAAGAAGACCGATTTACAGTTGCCGATTTGTTGAAGCAGAATGGATATAAGACGGCAAGCATCGGGAAATGGCATCTAGGACTTAATTGGGCTACTAAAGATGGTATTAAAGATTATGACCATTATACGGGAATAGAAGATAAATACGATTTCGATCGTATAGCTTATACCAAACCATTAGACAAAGGAGCCGCAGAATTAGGTTTTGATTATTCCTATTTACTTCCAGCATCTTTGAATATGCCACCATTTGTATATGTAGAGAACAATAAAGTGGTAAAAGTTCCTACCGGAATTTCAGAACAAAAAAGATCAGAAAACCCTTATGCCTTTTGGATTAAAGGTGATATTTCAGAAGATTTTGATCACGAACAGGTATTGCCAGTATTTGTAGAAAAGTCTATTTCATTTATAAAAGAAAATGCAGGTGGTGATACGCCATTTTTTATCTATCTGCCTTTAGCTGCGCCTCATAATCCTATTTTACCTACTGAACCTTGGAAGGGAAAAAGTGACATCAATCCGTATGCCGATTTTGTTTTAATGATAGATGATTTGATGGGTCAAATTTTTAAAACCATTAAAGAGAGCGGAATAGAAGAAAACACAATGGTCATTTTTACCAGTGATAATGGCTGTGCAGCCAATGCAAATTTTCCAGTGTTATTATCCAAAGGACATAACCCCAGTTATATTTATAGTGGTAATAAAGGAAGTTATTTGGAAGGCGGACATCGTGTGCCATTTTTGGTAAAATGGCCTGAAAAAATTAAAGCCAATACAGTTTCTGATGAAACCATTTGTACTACAGATTTTATGGCTACATGCGCCGATTTATTGGATTACAAGTTAAATGATAATGAAGCAGAAGACAGTTATAGTATGTTGCCCTTGTTTAATCAAAAAAAAGGATATAAAAGAGAGGCTACAATTCATCACAGTAAAACAGGCATTTTTGCTGTAAGAAAAGGAAATTGGAAATTAATTATATCGCCAAATTCGGGTGTGTCAGCCGCTGGAAAGCCAGAAAAAATAGACGAAAATCTTCCAGAATATATCCTTTATAATTTGAAAACAGATATAGCGGAGAAAGAGAATATTGCAGACAAGTATCCTAAAAAAGTTGAAGAATTAAAACAATTACTTGCTAAGCAAATAAAAGATGGTAGAAGCACTCCAGGTAAAGTGCAGGAAAACGATCCCATTACCACACCTTGGGTACAAACGGCATTTTTAAATGAATAA
- a CDS encoding alpha-L-fucosidase, which translates to MNRNSMFSKWKLVAIGAFCFFQSSCQNRPSKETEDATIDYVTETVGDVDFGKTNMSAYTPEIRENMKELYDDKFGLFVHFGPYAQLAGEWQGKKGAAEWIMRRSFIPVSEYEKEAAGKFKPEKFNAKEWVDIAENAGMKFIVLTAKHHDGFAMYKSKNPYNLFDFTGFNRDILKELAEECKERGMKLGFYYSQDQDWHEKGGAGNDWDFGTVIKPEDEFDAYFKEKAVMQIKELTTNYGDIFMVWFDTPFQITDEQSQMMMDAVKENQPGALVNARLGNGYGHFDVSIDNGTTPSVSKATWLTDLKVPWQTHESVTKDGWGYTTRGAELDRSGDYSDFIYSLCRIVGNGGVYLLNVGPRPDGTIPESQVNSINAIGEWLKVNGEAIYGADPSPLKFPPFAITSKPGKVYLHIQNLKENQVELKGILSKVNKAYVLADTSKQPLTFSQENEKISVTIPEELQQPRVTVIVLEIEDNEAKIVDETIQQEADGTIKLPVSKCEFSIRRISYDYDEQVTHRWGENTKQGLLWTVNVKKPGTYKVISEDSGNDGFVYYLSTSNDTITLNSKGVIGKLTKKQQTGTIKIEEAGVHKFTVYPKVPASKATKGSYKFKGLELVPVE; encoded by the coding sequence ATGAATAGAAATAGTATGTTTTCAAAATGGAAATTAGTCGCTATTGGTGCTTTTTGCTTTTTTCAGTCAAGTTGTCAAAACAGACCAAGCAAAGAAACTGAAGATGCAACTATTGATTATGTCACAGAAACAGTTGGGGACGTTGACTTTGGGAAAACGAACATGTCTGCATATACTCCCGAAATCAGAGAGAATATGAAAGAATTGTATGACGATAAATTTGGTTTATTTGTTCATTTTGGACCATATGCGCAACTCGCAGGAGAATGGCAGGGCAAAAAAGGTGCTGCTGAATGGATTATGAGACGAAGTTTTATACCTGTATCCGAATATGAAAAAGAAGCTGCTGGAAAATTTAAGCCTGAAAAATTCAATGCAAAAGAATGGGTAGATATTGCTGAAAATGCGGGGATGAAATTTATTGTACTTACTGCAAAGCATCATGATGGTTTTGCTATGTATAAATCTAAGAACCCATATAATTTATTTGATTTTACAGGTTTTAACCGTGATATTTTAAAAGAGTTAGCGGAAGAATGTAAAGAAAGAGGTATGAAGTTGGGCTTTTATTATTCACAAGACCAAGACTGGCATGAGAAAGGTGGTGCTGGTAATGATTGGGATTTTGGTACTGTAATAAAGCCAGAAGATGAATTTGATGCCTATTTCAAAGAAAAAGCGGTGATGCAAATAAAGGAGTTAACCACTAATTATGGTGATATTTTCATGGTTTGGTTTGACACTCCTTTTCAAATTACAGATGAACAAAGTCAAATGATGATGGATGCTGTTAAAGAAAATCAACCCGGAGCATTGGTTAATGCACGATTAGGTAATGGTTACGGGCATTTTGATGTATCGATTGATAACGGTACAACACCAAGTGTAAGTAAAGCAACTTGGTTAACTGATTTAAAAGTGCCATGGCAAACGCATGAATCGGTAACAAAAGATGGATGGGGTTATACAACTAGGGGTGCAGAACTTGACCGGTCCGGAGATTATTCAGATTTCATTTATAGTTTATGCAGAATAGTTGGCAATGGCGGGGTTTATCTGCTTAATGTAGGTCCACGACCCGATGGAACTATTCCAGAATCTCAGGTAAACAGTATTAATGCTATTGGAGAATGGCTGAAAGTAAATGGTGAAGCAATATATGGAGCTGATCCAAGTCCGCTAAAATTCCCTCCATTTGCCATAACAAGTAAGCCTGGTAAAGTATATCTACATATACAGAATTTAAAAGAGAATCAGGTTGAATTAAAAGGCATTTTATCCAAAGTTAATAAGGCGTATGTTCTGGCTGATACCTCAAAACAACCGTTAACTTTTAGTCAGGAAAATGAAAAGATTAGTGTTACAATTCCTGAAGAACTTCAGCAACCACGAGTAACGGTAATTGTTTTGGAAATTGAAGATAATGAAGCTAAAATAGTTGATGAAACGATTCAACAAGAAGCAGATGGAACCATAAAATTACCAGTTTCAAAATGCGAATTTTCCATAAGACGAATAAGCTATGATTATGACGAACAGGTTACACACCGTTGGGGCGAAAATACGAAACAAGGTTTACTATGGACAGTGAATGTAAAAAAACCAGGCACTTATAAAGTTATTAGTGAAGATAGTGGTAATGATGGGTTTGTTTATTATTTGAGTACCTCTAATGATACAATTACACTGAATTCAAAAGGTGTTATTGGTAAATTAACTAAAAAACAACAAACAGGAACTATAAAAATTGAGGAAGCTGGAGTTCATAAATTTACAGTTTATCCAAAAGTACCTGCCTCCAAAGCAACCAAAGGAAGCTATAAATTTAAAGGGTTGGAGCTTGTGCCCGTAGAATAA
- a CDS encoding glycoside hydrolase family protein: MKPFLKLIYLPLLMLVFISGKRDLVIKESSFSKSLVPGKFILEAEDGWWNWGMAPIYDESGKLHVFMSTIPNNGRWISDSKIVHYVADRPEGPYTFVDTTFSSNSASYHNPQVSKVGDTYVLVYLLKDKLKPRIQQEIGIATTKSLNEPWIESPHNPIIKASGNMDEATIIHASNPTFLVDEDGKYRIYYKSVTDKHEPKQFREISLAMSDQIEGPYENYKENPLISYADKGLDIEDPYAFYYKGMYYMIVEDRMDVKSMLEGHPTPIEKIKLGGNRPGLIYQSKDGINWGIPEIGYKTNSHYFNQELARSERPNILWKDGKPEYLFLACHDKDPTAGYFLKIEGWK; this comes from the coding sequence ATGAAGCCATTCTTAAAATTAATTTACCTACCACTACTAATGTTGGTTTTTATTTCCGGAAAAAGAGATCTGGTTATAAAAGAATCTTCTTTTTCTAAATCATTGGTTCCGGGAAAATTTATTCTGGAAGCGGAAGATGGTTGGTGGAATTGGGGAATGGCACCTATTTACGATGAAAGTGGAAAATTACACGTATTTATGTCCACTATTCCAAACAATGGGCGTTGGATTTCAGACAGCAAGATTGTTCATTATGTAGCGGACCGTCCAGAAGGACCTTATACATTTGTAGATACTACTTTTTCTAGTAATTCAGCTAGTTATCATAATCCACAAGTTTCAAAAGTAGGCGATACTTATGTACTTGTATACTTGTTAAAAGATAAATTAAAACCTAGAATACAACAAGAAATTGGCATTGCAACTACAAAATCTTTAAACGAACCTTGGATAGAAAGTCCACATAATCCTATTATTAAGGCTTCTGGAAATATGGACGAAGCTACTATTATTCATGCCTCTAATCCAACATTTTTAGTTGATGAAGATGGAAAATACAGGATCTATTATAAATCTGTTACAGACAAACATGAACCTAAGCAATTCAGGGAAATATCACTAGCTATGAGTGACCAGATTGAAGGACCATACGAAAATTACAAGGAGAACCCTTTAATAAGTTATGCAGATAAAGGACTGGATATTGAAGATCCATATGCTTTTTACTATAAAGGCATGTATTATATGATTGTTGAAGATCGGATGGATGTTAAAAGTATGCTTGAAGGTCATCCAACTCCAATAGAAAAAATAAAATTAGGTGGAAATAGACCTGGGTTAATCTATCAGTCAAAAGATGGAATTAATTGGGGAATACCAGAAATAGGTTACAAAACAAACAGCCACTATTTTAATCAAGAACTTGCTCGTAGTGAACGACCTAATATTTTGTGGAAAGATGGTAAACCTGAATATCTCTTTTTAGCCTGTCATGATAAAGACCCTACAGCAGGTTATTTTCTAAAGATTGAGGGTTGGAAATAA
- a CDS encoding arylsulfatase, giving the protein MKLKTIVILVFILILAPAYVIGQDRPNVIIVITDDQGMGDLSCMGNPYIKTPNIDKFYKDAVRLTNYHVSTTCAPSRGALMSGRHSNRVNVFHTITGRSLLFEDEVILPQIFAQNGYTNGMFGKWHLGDNYPYRPEDRGFHEVVRHGGGGITQGPDYWWNDYFDDTYWHNGQTQKYNGYCTDVFFSEAISFIEENKDKPFFCYISTNAPHAPLNVPEEYFNIYKDIDAIDENAQRFYGMITNIDDNFKRLEKKLDDLKLTDNTILIFTTDNGSAWGRNVYNADLKGGKGSVYDGGHRVPLFIRWPNGKLTGGKDINELAAHYDLLPTFVDLFGMDFNPIKPLDGKSLKPLLYEDKSTWGNRILYMDTQRLQNLIKYRTYTVMDDSWRLINGNELYDMRTDRSQTKNVIEELPEQASRLTEGYEKWWQSIMSEGPNERYGYIKVGSPKENPSRISAHDMFTGKHNGAWHQDGASKGVQASGRWKIEFVEDGEYAISLRRFPRESGLAINAIFPSQEKKVELSKVLVGSEKADFDNAYLYVANIEEELKIEPGQVEVTFKGKIPAGKYDMEAQLIDKEGRVHPAYYVYIEKL; this is encoded by the coding sequence ATGAAACTAAAAACGATCGTTATCCTAGTATTTATTCTAATTCTAGCACCTGCTTATGTTATAGGGCAAGATAGACCAAATGTCATTATTGTAATCACCGACGATCAAGGTATGGGAGACCTTTCTTGTATGGGTAATCCATATATCAAAACTCCAAACATTGATAAGTTTTATAAAGATGCCGTGCGTCTTACCAACTATCATGTGTCTACCACTTGCGCGCCTAGTCGAGGAGCATTAATGTCTGGCAGACACTCCAATCGTGTAAATGTTTTTCATACGATTACAGGTCGATCGTTACTATTTGAAGATGAGGTTATTCTTCCTCAAATATTCGCGCAAAACGGCTACACTAATGGAATGTTTGGTAAATGGCATTTAGGTGATAATTATCCGTATCGTCCTGAAGATAGAGGGTTTCATGAAGTGGTTAGGCATGGAGGTGGAGGAATTACACAAGGGCCAGATTATTGGTGGAACGATTATTTTGATGACACCTACTGGCACAACGGACAAACACAAAAGTATAATGGATATTGTACTGATGTATTCTTTTCTGAAGCCATAAGCTTTATTGAAGAAAATAAAGACAAGCCTTTTTTCTGTTATATATCAACCAATGCACCTCATGCACCACTTAATGTACCTGAAGAATACTTTAATATATATAAGGATATTGATGCTATTGATGAAAATGCCCAGCGATTTTATGGGATGATAACCAATATCGATGATAATTTTAAACGGCTAGAAAAAAAATTAGACGATTTAAAACTAACAGATAACACAATTCTGATTTTTACTACGGATAATGGTTCAGCATGGGGACGTAATGTCTACAATGCTGATTTAAAAGGAGGAAAAGGGAGTGTATATGACGGTGGACACCGTGTTCCGCTTTTCATTCGTTGGCCTAATGGAAAATTGACTGGTGGTAAGGATATCAATGAATTAGCTGCGCATTATGATCTGCTACCCACTTTTGTAGATCTTTTCGGAATGGATTTTAATCCTATAAAACCACTGGATGGAAAAAGTTTAAAACCGTTGCTCTACGAGGATAAATCAACATGGGGAAACCGCATTTTATATATGGATACCCAAAGGCTTCAAAACTTGATAAAGTATAGAACTTATACGGTTATGGATGACAGTTGGCGATTAATAAATGGCAATGAATTGTATGATATGAGAACAGATCGTAGCCAAACAAAAAACGTCATTGAGGAACTCCCCGAACAAGCTTCTCGATTGACCGAAGGGTATGAAAAGTGGTGGCAATCTATTATGTCCGAAGGTCCAAATGAAAGATATGGCTATATAAAAGTTGGTTCGCCTAAAGAAAATCCAAGCCGAATTTCTGCACATGATATGTTTACAGGTAAACATAACGGCGCATGGCATCAAGATGGCGCATCAAAAGGAGTACAAGCTTCTGGACGATGGAAAATTGAGTTTGTTGAGGATGGTGAATATGCCATTTCACTTCGTCGATTTCCAAGAGAAAGTGGCTTGGCAATAAATGCAATATTTCCATCACAAGAAAAAAAGGTGGAATTGAGTAAGGTGCTTGTGGGTAGTGAGAAAGCAGATTTTGATAATGCCTATCTATACGTAGCCAATATAGAAGAAGAACTAAAAATTGAACCAGGACAAGTCGAGGTCACTTTTAAGGGTAAAATACCAGCCGGGAAGTACGATATGGAAGCGCAGTTGATAGATAAAGAAGGCAGAGTGCATCCGGCGTATTATGTATATATAGAAAAGTTGTAA
- a CDS encoding DUF1080 domain-containing protein, translating to MKLNKVNLLSVFLLFIWIGLETVHAQNENSSDGFEKLFNGKDFDGWYLKLKNDDPEMAKKVFAIEDGIIHVFDDSWPDEIDLNEGTDGTIGMLYTKAIYEKYHLKFQYKWGSKKANYFDKWQYDAGVYYHITDDKVFPTGVEFQIQYVQTEDKNGTGDLIRPPGQDYDWYFNPRTNEYLLPDEGGVLYNGQESYKEKKWLHKAKSTVNFNGLNDQWNTCEIIVMGGEYTIHKLNGEVVNMAFNLKPSAGIIGFQSETAEIFYKNIEIKEFNHSIPMEKFLSK from the coding sequence ATGAAGCTAAATAAAGTAAACTTATTGTCAGTATTTCTTCTATTCATTTGGATTGGTTTAGAAACAGTTCATGCTCAGAATGAAAATTCCTCTGATGGATTTGAAAAGCTATTCAATGGAAAAGATTTCGATGGCTGGTATCTAAAACTCAAAAATGACGACCCAGAAATGGCAAAAAAGGTTTTTGCAATAGAGGATGGAATAATTCATGTTTTCGATGATAGTTGGCCTGATGAAATAGACCTTAATGAGGGTACTGATGGAACTATTGGGATGTTATACACGAAAGCCATATATGAAAAATATCATCTTAAATTTCAATATAAATGGGGTTCAAAAAAGGCAAATTATTTTGACAAATGGCAGTATGATGCCGGAGTATATTATCACATCACAGATGATAAGGTTTTTCCGACAGGTGTAGAATTTCAGATTCAATATGTTCAAACTGAAGATAAAAACGGTACTGGTGATCTTATCAGACCTCCTGGACAAGATTATGACTGGTATTTTAATCCAAGAACAAACGAATACCTTCTCCCAGATGAAGGTGGTGTTCTCTACAATGGTCAAGAATCTTACAAGGAAAAAAAATGGCTACATAAGGCAAAATCCACAGTGAATTTTAACGGCCTAAATGACCAATGGAATACTTGTGAAATCATAGTAATGGGAGGTGAGTATACAATTCATAAGCTTAATGGAGAGGTCGTTAATATGGCATTTAATCTTAAACCTAGTGCAGGAATTATTGGCTTTCAATCAGAGACAGCAGAAATATTCTATAAAAATATTGAGATAAAAGAGTTTAATCACAGCATACCAATGGAAAAATTTCTTTCAAAATAG
- a CDS encoding alpha-L-fucosidase, whose amino-acid sequence MIKLLSTIVIISTFSCVISGQTIKSDALNEIEPNWESMAANYHVPEWLVDGKLGVWFHWGIPSSVDEDRPLDGSWYGRNMYGGGKKMAQVLSEWHINRYGPLSEFGYEKLIPLFKGEKWDPDALVAFVKDNGARFIMPVATHHDNFDMYDSSHPWNSVDMGPHRDVLGEWKKAATKHGIKFGVSTHLYWSPGWWSPARKYQKEGTLEWKLFNMNYDPKEFASQDSWNEHWYARCWEIIEKYEPDMFNNDAPFPKIGPGKGLGVKLFSDYLNRDLKENNGKQTVVLSLKDATVDRSAFTYNLERGGAGEIKPEPWLWATDLSGDWFYNKNSINKMSIPVMVSNAVDAISKNGVVMLNIGLRGDGTIPEKQIGYLTAFGDFLKINGEGIYGTRPWKFFGEGLLEVKDGRQGENHGDYTQEDIRFTTKDEVLYAFILALPTKDIIVKTLAKGGVFDKKIASIELMGSSEKIKWKQSNDALNISLPKSLPGKIVNGFRIKFSD is encoded by the coding sequence ATGATTAAATTACTATCTACTATTGTAATTATCTCCACATTTAGTTGTGTTATTTCTGGACAAACCATTAAGAGTGATGCATTAAATGAAATTGAACCTAATTGGGAATCAATGGCTGCTAATTATCACGTCCCCGAGTGGTTAGTAGACGGTAAATTGGGAGTTTGGTTTCACTGGGGTATACCCTCTTCGGTAGATGAAGATCGCCCACTGGATGGGTCTTGGTACGGTCGAAATATGTATGGTGGAGGCAAAAAAATGGCACAAGTATTATCAGAGTGGCATATAAATAGATATGGACCTTTGTCTGAATTTGGGTACGAAAAATTGATTCCTTTATTTAAAGGTGAAAAATGGGATCCAGATGCTTTAGTTGCCTTTGTTAAGGATAACGGTGCGCGTTTTATCATGCCAGTAGCTACCCATCATGATAATTTTGATATGTATGATTCTTCGCATCCATGGAATTCTGTGGATATGGGACCCCATCGTGATGTACTAGGCGAATGGAAAAAAGCCGCTACGAAGCATGGAATAAAATTTGGAGTTTCAACCCACTTATATTGGTCACCTGGATGGTGGAGCCCAGCTCGTAAATACCAGAAAGAAGGCACTTTAGAATGGAAGCTTTTTAATATGAATTATGACCCTAAAGAATTTGCTTCACAAGACAGTTGGAATGAACACTGGTATGCTCGTTGTTGGGAAATTATAGAAAAGTATGAACCAGATATGTTTAATAACGATGCGCCTTTTCCTAAAATAGGCCCAGGTAAAGGACTTGGTGTTAAACTTTTTTCTGATTACTTAAATCGAGATTTAAAAGAAAACAATGGCAAGCAAACAGTAGTACTATCCTTAAAAGATGCCACAGTAGACCGATCTGCTTTTACCTATAATTTAGAAAGAGGTGGTGCAGGAGAAATAAAGCCAGAACCTTGGTTATGGGCAACAGATCTTTCAGGAGATTGGTTCTATAATAAAAATTCCATTAATAAAATGAGTATTCCAGTAATGGTAAGTAATGCTGTAGATGCTATTAGTAAAAACGGTGTTGTAATGCTTAATATAGGGCTTCGTGGAGATGGCACTATACCAGAAAAGCAGATAGGTTACCTTACTGCTTTTGGCGATTTTCTTAAGATTAATGGAGAGGGTATATATGGAACACGTCCTTGGAAATTTTTTGGAGAAGGACTATTAGAAGTAAAGGATGGCAGACAGGGAGAAAACCATGGCGATTACACTCAGGAAGATATTCGCTTTACAACTAAAGATGAAGTGCTTTATGCATTCATATTGGCTTTACCCACTAAGGATATTATTGTAAAAACATTAGCGAAAGGTGGTGTCTTTGATAAAAAGATTGCAAGTATTGAGTTGATGGGGAGTTCAGAAAAAATAAAATGGAAACAGTCTAATGATGCACTTAACATTTCACTCCCTAAAAGTCTACCAGGCAAAATAGTGAATGGTTTTCGAATTAAGTTTTCCGATTAA